A single Tachypleus tridentatus isolate NWPU-2018 chromosome 9, ASM421037v1, whole genome shotgun sequence DNA region contains:
- the LOC143225645 gene encoding uncharacterized protein LOC143225645 isoform X3 — MNNIKSCQVETVGFLDTPKLLNRHKQQARKTQLYTHNLKEVWNENESSKAECSPEYHPKQGLQVAPSLSAGGHILSEEFSLAEENYYEDNLMTGHLGSTTHIEEHENPTDEDMLDSDSLFSCMENLSFSQSNSVLSSNMLFSANKSISNLCISSTPLHKEQLQKVNGSFQQTEMSDYPDVLLLEKLKTCFDEERIKDIYVLSGRIQDILNPEEIEEVLAHSGVYSEYIDDELLEAFSFAHSELNSFNENEKIKCQIENKGYKSKKTIHADKSQIIDVRNDISIRAIFEGYRKREKSKQKVDCTLTDKTKDKYVCLSPNTQAFFEESFNNSPTLRKILPELKSTFPSDANIIYNHSTAENSVTKNSFVYNCSQINQNIPVKKKDNSNRSVEMKEFSQTIKSTLDKEPKDVEKYSRNACIKSKCVSSENCEETNNCNFVHAENSKSEYFIETTHLAINRLVLQRTDTEELVHNSDSLSNADVNQEPAEKKEVQVYPDTFELDSRSVDQRVFLASNNRSNVDKTSSSGDLATSNDTNFQDVLDDSPTTCKVLGDFDSFTECWSGELIPELTAAEEIASERSWRSFKFDGLERKIDVRVIEPYRKVFSHGGYFGPNRNAVVIFSACYLPDRNQCNYDYIMDNLFLYVFKTVEELVTDNYVLVYLHGASKQSNLLNFKWLKQCYQAMDRRLRKNLKGLYIVHPTFWIRTILLMTRPLISTKFMQKLHFVNSLQELFDIIFIDDMFIPGEVKQQEFENMIQEKKKLKKKSGMWCKLFC; from the exons atgaataatattaaaag TTGTCAAGTAGAAACTGTGGGATTCCTTGATACTCCTAAGCTTCTGAATCGGCATAAACAACAAGCAAGGAAAACTCAG TTATATACACATAACTTGAAGGAGGTATGGAATGAAAATGAGAGTAGTAAAGCAGAGTGCAGCCCTGAATACCATCCTAAACAAG GACTACAGGTGGCACCTTCTCTTTCTGCAGGTGGTCACATACTAAGTGAAGAGTTTTCCTTAGCTGAAGAGAATTACTATGAAGATAACTTAATGACAGGACACTTGGGCTCAACTACACATATTGAGGAGCATGAAAACCCAACGGACGAGGATATGCTTGATTCTGATAGCCTCTTTTCTTGCATGGAAAATCTCAGTTTTTCTCAAAGCAATTCAGTCTTGTCCTCAAACATGCTGTTCAGTGCTAATAAAAGTATAAGCAATCTTTGCATTTCTTCTACTCCTCTTCATAAAGAGCAACTACAAAAAGTAAATGGCTCTTTTCAACAAACGGAAATGAGTGATTATCCAGATGTTCTGTTGTTGGAAAAATTGAAGACTTGTTTTGATGAGGAGCgaattaaagatatttatgtgCTGAGTGGACGAATACAAGATATACTGAATCCAGAGGAAATTGAAGAAGTACTTGCACACAGTGGTGTTTATTCTGAATATATTGATGATGAATTATTGGAAGCCTTTTCTTTTGCACATTCTGAGCTCAattcatttaatgaaaatgagaaaattaaGTGCCAGATTGAAAATAAAGGGTACAAGTCTAAAAAAACAATTCATGCAGATAAGAGTCAGATTATTGATGTAAGAAATGACATAAGTATCAGAGCCATTTTTGAGGGTtacagaaagagagagaaaagcaAACAGAAGGTAGACTGTACattaacagataaaacaaaagataaatacgTGTGTTTATCTCCTAATACCCAAGCATTTTTTgaagaaagttttaataattctCCGACATTAAGGAAGATTTTGCCAGAACTAAAAAGTACGTTTCCTTCTGATGCTAATATCATTTACAATCATTCTACTGCTGAAAATAGTGTTACTAAAAATTCATTTGTATATAATTGTAGtcaaataaaccaaaatatacCTGTGAAGAAAAAAGATAATTCAAATAGAAGTGTTGAAATGAAAGAATTTTCACAAACTATTAAAAGCACATTGGATAAGGAACCCAAGGACGTTGAGAAATATTCTAGGAATGCTTGTATTAAAAGCAAATGTGTTTCATCTGAGAATTGtgaagaaacaaataactgtaaTTTTGTTCATGCAGAAAATAGCAAAAGTGAATACTTTATTGAaacaacacacttggccataaaCAGATTGGTGTTGCAGCGTACAGATACAGAAGAACTTGTTCATAATTCAGATTCTTTGAGTAATGCTGATGTCAATCAGGAGCCAG CAGAGAAAAAGGAAGTACAAGTTTATCCTGATACATTTGAATTGGATTCCAGGAGTGTTGACCAGAGGGTTTTCTTGGCAAGCAATAATAGAAGTAATGTAGACAAGACTTCAAGTAGTGGTGATTTGGCAACCTCAAATGATACTAATTTCCAAGATGTTTTGGATGATTCTCCTACAACATGTAAAGTTTTGGGTGACTTTGATTCTTTTACAGAAT GTTGGTCTGGTGAACTAATTCCTGAACTGACAGCAGCTGAAGAAATTGCAAGTGAGAGGAGTTGGAGGAGTTTTAAGTTTGATGGATTAGAAAGGAAAATTGATGTCAGAGTTATTGAGCCATATAGAAAAGTCTTTTCTCATGGAG gCTATTTTGGCCCTAACAGAAATGCCGTTGTAATATTTAGTGCTTGTTACCTTCCAGACCGAAATCAATGTAATTATGACTATATAatggataatttattttt atatgtttttaaaacagtagaagagctagttactgataactatGTCTTGGTATATCTTCATGGTGCCTCCAAGCAAAGTAATTTGCTGAATTTTAAGTGGCTTAAGCAGTGCTACCAAGCAATGGACAGAAG gCTGAGGAAGAATTTAAAGGGGCTCTATATTGTTCACCCAACATTCTGGATCAGAACAATTTTACTTATGACAAGGCCTCTCATCAG taccAAATTTATGCAGAAATTGCATTTTGTGAACAGTTTGCAGGAGctgtttgatataatttttatagatGACATGTTCATTCCTGGTGAAGTTAAACA aCAGGAGTTTGAAAACATgattcaagaaaagaaaaaactgaagaaaaagagtGGGATGTGGTGTAAACTATTTtgttaa
- the LOC143225645 gene encoding uncharacterized protein LOC143225645 isoform X1 — MNNIKSCQVETVGFLDTPKLLNRHKQQARKTQLYTHNLKEVWNENESSKAECSPEYHPKQGLQVAPSLSAGGHILSEEFSLAEENYYEDNLMTGHLGSTTHIEEHENPTDEDMLDSDSLFSCMENLSFSQSNSVLSSNMLFSANKSISNLCISSTPLHKEQLQKVNGSFQQTEMSDYPDVLLLEKLKTCFDEERIKDIYVLSGRIQDILNPEEIEEVLAHSGVYSEYIDDELLEAFSFAHSELNSFNENEKIKCQIENKGYKSKKTIHADKSQIIDVRNDISIRAIFEGYRKREKSKQKVDCTLTDKTKDKYVCLSPNTQAFFEESFNNSPTLRKILPELKSTFPSDANIIYNHSTAENSVTKNSFVYNCSQINQNIPVKKKDNSNRSVEMKEFSQTIKSTLDKEPKDVEKYSRNACIKSKCVSSENCEETNNCNFVHAENSKSEYFIETTHLAINRLVLQRTDTEELVHNSDSLSNADVNQEPEISCFAAEKKEVQVYPDTFELDSRSVDQRVFLASNNRSNVDKTSSSGDLATSNDTNFQDVLDDSPTTCKVLGDFDSFTECWSGELIPELTAAEEIASERSWRSFKFDGLERKIDVRVIEPYRKVFSHGGYFGPNRNAVVIFSACYLPDRNQCNYDYIMDNLFLYVFKTVEELVTDNYVLVYLHGASKQSNLLNFKWLKQCYQAMDRRLRKNLKGLYIVHPTFWIRTILLMTRPLISTKFMQKLHFVNSLQELFDIIFIDDMFIPGEVKQQEFENMIQEKKKLKKKSGMWCKLFC; from the exons atgaataatattaaaag TTGTCAAGTAGAAACTGTGGGATTCCTTGATACTCCTAAGCTTCTGAATCGGCATAAACAACAAGCAAGGAAAACTCAG TTATATACACATAACTTGAAGGAGGTATGGAATGAAAATGAGAGTAGTAAAGCAGAGTGCAGCCCTGAATACCATCCTAAACAAG GACTACAGGTGGCACCTTCTCTTTCTGCAGGTGGTCACATACTAAGTGAAGAGTTTTCCTTAGCTGAAGAGAATTACTATGAAGATAACTTAATGACAGGACACTTGGGCTCAACTACACATATTGAGGAGCATGAAAACCCAACGGACGAGGATATGCTTGATTCTGATAGCCTCTTTTCTTGCATGGAAAATCTCAGTTTTTCTCAAAGCAATTCAGTCTTGTCCTCAAACATGCTGTTCAGTGCTAATAAAAGTATAAGCAATCTTTGCATTTCTTCTACTCCTCTTCATAAAGAGCAACTACAAAAAGTAAATGGCTCTTTTCAACAAACGGAAATGAGTGATTATCCAGATGTTCTGTTGTTGGAAAAATTGAAGACTTGTTTTGATGAGGAGCgaattaaagatatttatgtgCTGAGTGGACGAATACAAGATATACTGAATCCAGAGGAAATTGAAGAAGTACTTGCACACAGTGGTGTTTATTCTGAATATATTGATGATGAATTATTGGAAGCCTTTTCTTTTGCACATTCTGAGCTCAattcatttaatgaaaatgagaaaattaaGTGCCAGATTGAAAATAAAGGGTACAAGTCTAAAAAAACAATTCATGCAGATAAGAGTCAGATTATTGATGTAAGAAATGACATAAGTATCAGAGCCATTTTTGAGGGTtacagaaagagagagaaaagcaAACAGAAGGTAGACTGTACattaacagataaaacaaaagataaatacgTGTGTTTATCTCCTAATACCCAAGCATTTTTTgaagaaagttttaataattctCCGACATTAAGGAAGATTTTGCCAGAACTAAAAAGTACGTTTCCTTCTGATGCTAATATCATTTACAATCATTCTACTGCTGAAAATAGTGTTACTAAAAATTCATTTGTATATAATTGTAGtcaaataaaccaaaatatacCTGTGAAGAAAAAAGATAATTCAAATAGAAGTGTTGAAATGAAAGAATTTTCACAAACTATTAAAAGCACATTGGATAAGGAACCCAAGGACGTTGAGAAATATTCTAGGAATGCTTGTATTAAAAGCAAATGTGTTTCATCTGAGAATTGtgaagaaacaaataactgtaaTTTTGTTCATGCAGAAAATAGCAAAAGTGAATACTTTATTGAaacaacacacttggccataaaCAGATTGGTGTTGCAGCGTACAGATACAGAAGAACTTGTTCATAATTCAGATTCTTTGAGTAATGCTGATGTCAATCAGGAGCCAG AAATCTCATGCTTTGCAGCAGAGAAAAAGGAAGTACAAGTTTATCCTGATACATTTGAATTGGATTCCAGGAGTGTTGACCAGAGGGTTTTCTTGGCAAGCAATAATAGAAGTAATGTAGACAAGACTTCAAGTAGTGGTGATTTGGCAACCTCAAATGATACTAATTTCCAAGATGTTTTGGATGATTCTCCTACAACATGTAAAGTTTTGGGTGACTTTGATTCTTTTACAGAAT GTTGGTCTGGTGAACTAATTCCTGAACTGACAGCAGCTGAAGAAATTGCAAGTGAGAGGAGTTGGAGGAGTTTTAAGTTTGATGGATTAGAAAGGAAAATTGATGTCAGAGTTATTGAGCCATATAGAAAAGTCTTTTCTCATGGAG gCTATTTTGGCCCTAACAGAAATGCCGTTGTAATATTTAGTGCTTGTTACCTTCCAGACCGAAATCAATGTAATTATGACTATATAatggataatttattttt atatgtttttaaaacagtagaagagctagttactgataactatGTCTTGGTATATCTTCATGGTGCCTCCAAGCAAAGTAATTTGCTGAATTTTAAGTGGCTTAAGCAGTGCTACCAAGCAATGGACAGAAG gCTGAGGAAGAATTTAAAGGGGCTCTATATTGTTCACCCAACATTCTGGATCAGAACAATTTTACTTATGACAAGGCCTCTCATCAG taccAAATTTATGCAGAAATTGCATTTTGTGAACAGTTTGCAGGAGctgtttgatataatttttatagatGACATGTTCATTCCTGGTGAAGTTAAACA aCAGGAGTTTGAAAACATgattcaagaaaagaaaaaactgaagaaaaagagtGGGATGTGGTGTAAACTATTTtgttaa
- the LOC143225645 gene encoding uncharacterized protein LOC143225645 isoform X2, with translation MANESCQVETVGFLDTPKLLNRHKQQARKTQLYTHNLKEVWNENESSKAECSPEYHPKQGLQVAPSLSAGGHILSEEFSLAEENYYEDNLMTGHLGSTTHIEEHENPTDEDMLDSDSLFSCMENLSFSQSNSVLSSNMLFSANKSISNLCISSTPLHKEQLQKVNGSFQQTEMSDYPDVLLLEKLKTCFDEERIKDIYVLSGRIQDILNPEEIEEVLAHSGVYSEYIDDELLEAFSFAHSELNSFNENEKIKCQIENKGYKSKKTIHADKSQIIDVRNDISIRAIFEGYRKREKSKQKVDCTLTDKTKDKYVCLSPNTQAFFEESFNNSPTLRKILPELKSTFPSDANIIYNHSTAENSVTKNSFVYNCSQINQNIPVKKKDNSNRSVEMKEFSQTIKSTLDKEPKDVEKYSRNACIKSKCVSSENCEETNNCNFVHAENSKSEYFIETTHLAINRLVLQRTDTEELVHNSDSLSNADVNQEPEISCFAAEKKEVQVYPDTFELDSRSVDQRVFLASNNRSNVDKTSSSGDLATSNDTNFQDVLDDSPTTCKVLGDFDSFTECWSGELIPELTAAEEIASERSWRSFKFDGLERKIDVRVIEPYRKVFSHGGYFGPNRNAVVIFSACYLPDRNQCNYDYIMDNLFLYVFKTVEELVTDNYVLVYLHGASKQSNLLNFKWLKQCYQAMDRRLRKNLKGLYIVHPTFWIRTILLMTRPLISTKFMQKLHFVNSLQELFDIIFIDDMFIPGEVKQQEFENMIQEKKKLKKKSGMWCKLFC, from the exons atggctaaTGAAAG TTGTCAAGTAGAAACTGTGGGATTCCTTGATACTCCTAAGCTTCTGAATCGGCATAAACAACAAGCAAGGAAAACTCAG TTATATACACATAACTTGAAGGAGGTATGGAATGAAAATGAGAGTAGTAAAGCAGAGTGCAGCCCTGAATACCATCCTAAACAAG GACTACAGGTGGCACCTTCTCTTTCTGCAGGTGGTCACATACTAAGTGAAGAGTTTTCCTTAGCTGAAGAGAATTACTATGAAGATAACTTAATGACAGGACACTTGGGCTCAACTACACATATTGAGGAGCATGAAAACCCAACGGACGAGGATATGCTTGATTCTGATAGCCTCTTTTCTTGCATGGAAAATCTCAGTTTTTCTCAAAGCAATTCAGTCTTGTCCTCAAACATGCTGTTCAGTGCTAATAAAAGTATAAGCAATCTTTGCATTTCTTCTACTCCTCTTCATAAAGAGCAACTACAAAAAGTAAATGGCTCTTTTCAACAAACGGAAATGAGTGATTATCCAGATGTTCTGTTGTTGGAAAAATTGAAGACTTGTTTTGATGAGGAGCgaattaaagatatttatgtgCTGAGTGGACGAATACAAGATATACTGAATCCAGAGGAAATTGAAGAAGTACTTGCACACAGTGGTGTTTATTCTGAATATATTGATGATGAATTATTGGAAGCCTTTTCTTTTGCACATTCTGAGCTCAattcatttaatgaaaatgagaaaattaaGTGCCAGATTGAAAATAAAGGGTACAAGTCTAAAAAAACAATTCATGCAGATAAGAGTCAGATTATTGATGTAAGAAATGACATAAGTATCAGAGCCATTTTTGAGGGTtacagaaagagagagaaaagcaAACAGAAGGTAGACTGTACattaacagataaaacaaaagataaatacgTGTGTTTATCTCCTAATACCCAAGCATTTTTTgaagaaagttttaataattctCCGACATTAAGGAAGATTTTGCCAGAACTAAAAAGTACGTTTCCTTCTGATGCTAATATCATTTACAATCATTCTACTGCTGAAAATAGTGTTACTAAAAATTCATTTGTATATAATTGTAGtcaaataaaccaaaatatacCTGTGAAGAAAAAAGATAATTCAAATAGAAGTGTTGAAATGAAAGAATTTTCACAAACTATTAAAAGCACATTGGATAAGGAACCCAAGGACGTTGAGAAATATTCTAGGAATGCTTGTATTAAAAGCAAATGTGTTTCATCTGAGAATTGtgaagaaacaaataactgtaaTTTTGTTCATGCAGAAAATAGCAAAAGTGAATACTTTATTGAaacaacacacttggccataaaCAGATTGGTGTTGCAGCGTACAGATACAGAAGAACTTGTTCATAATTCAGATTCTTTGAGTAATGCTGATGTCAATCAGGAGCCAG AAATCTCATGCTTTGCAGCAGAGAAAAAGGAAGTACAAGTTTATCCTGATACATTTGAATTGGATTCCAGGAGTGTTGACCAGAGGGTTTTCTTGGCAAGCAATAATAGAAGTAATGTAGACAAGACTTCAAGTAGTGGTGATTTGGCAACCTCAAATGATACTAATTTCCAAGATGTTTTGGATGATTCTCCTACAACATGTAAAGTTTTGGGTGACTTTGATTCTTTTACAGAAT GTTGGTCTGGTGAACTAATTCCTGAACTGACAGCAGCTGAAGAAATTGCAAGTGAGAGGAGTTGGAGGAGTTTTAAGTTTGATGGATTAGAAAGGAAAATTGATGTCAGAGTTATTGAGCCATATAGAAAAGTCTTTTCTCATGGAG gCTATTTTGGCCCTAACAGAAATGCCGTTGTAATATTTAGTGCTTGTTACCTTCCAGACCGAAATCAATGTAATTATGACTATATAatggataatttattttt atatgtttttaaaacagtagaagagctagttactgataactatGTCTTGGTATATCTTCATGGTGCCTCCAAGCAAAGTAATTTGCTGAATTTTAAGTGGCTTAAGCAGTGCTACCAAGCAATGGACAGAAG gCTGAGGAAGAATTTAAAGGGGCTCTATATTGTTCACCCAACATTCTGGATCAGAACAATTTTACTTATGACAAGGCCTCTCATCAG taccAAATTTATGCAGAAATTGCATTTTGTGAACAGTTTGCAGGAGctgtttgatataatttttatagatGACATGTTCATTCCTGGTGAAGTTAAACA aCAGGAGTTTGAAAACATgattcaagaaaagaaaaaactgaagaaaaagagtGGGATGTGGTGTAAACTATTTtgttaa
- the LOC143225645 gene encoding uncharacterized protein LOC143225645 isoform X4 produces MNNIKSCQVETVGFLDTPKLLNRHKQQARKTQLYTHNLKEVWNENESSKAECSPEYHPKQGGHILSEEFSLAEENYYEDNLMTGHLGSTTHIEEHENPTDEDMLDSDSLFSCMENLSFSQSNSVLSSNMLFSANKSISNLCISSTPLHKEQLQKVNGSFQQTEMSDYPDVLLLEKLKTCFDEERIKDIYVLSGRIQDILNPEEIEEVLAHSGVYSEYIDDELLEAFSFAHSELNSFNENEKIKCQIENKGYKSKKTIHADKSQIIDVRNDISIRAIFEGYRKREKSKQKVDCTLTDKTKDKYVCLSPNTQAFFEESFNNSPTLRKILPELKSTFPSDANIIYNHSTAENSVTKNSFVYNCSQINQNIPVKKKDNSNRSVEMKEFSQTIKSTLDKEPKDVEKYSRNACIKSKCVSSENCEETNNCNFVHAENSKSEYFIETTHLAINRLVLQRTDTEELVHNSDSLSNADVNQEPEISCFAAEKKEVQVYPDTFELDSRSVDQRVFLASNNRSNVDKTSSSGDLATSNDTNFQDVLDDSPTTCKVLGDFDSFTECWSGELIPELTAAEEIASERSWRSFKFDGLERKIDVRVIEPYRKVFSHGGYFGPNRNAVVIFSACYLPDRNQCNYDYIMDNLFLYVFKTVEELVTDNYVLVYLHGASKQSNLLNFKWLKQCYQAMDRRLRKNLKGLYIVHPTFWIRTILLMTRPLISTKFMQKLHFVNSLQELFDIIFIDDMFIPGEVKQQEFENMIQEKKKLKKKSGMWCKLFC; encoded by the exons atgaataatattaaaag TTGTCAAGTAGAAACTGTGGGATTCCTTGATACTCCTAAGCTTCTGAATCGGCATAAACAACAAGCAAGGAAAACTCAG TTATATACACATAACTTGAAGGAGGTATGGAATGAAAATGAGAGTAGTAAAGCAGAGTGCAGCCCTGAATACCATCCTAAACAAG GTGGTCACATACTAAGTGAAGAGTTTTCCTTAGCTGAAGAGAATTACTATGAAGATAACTTAATGACAGGACACTTGGGCTCAACTACACATATTGAGGAGCATGAAAACCCAACGGACGAGGATATGCTTGATTCTGATAGCCTCTTTTCTTGCATGGAAAATCTCAGTTTTTCTCAAAGCAATTCAGTCTTGTCCTCAAACATGCTGTTCAGTGCTAATAAAAGTATAAGCAATCTTTGCATTTCTTCTACTCCTCTTCATAAAGAGCAACTACAAAAAGTAAATGGCTCTTTTCAACAAACGGAAATGAGTGATTATCCAGATGTTCTGTTGTTGGAAAAATTGAAGACTTGTTTTGATGAGGAGCgaattaaagatatttatgtgCTGAGTGGACGAATACAAGATATACTGAATCCAGAGGAAATTGAAGAAGTACTTGCACACAGTGGTGTTTATTCTGAATATATTGATGATGAATTATTGGAAGCCTTTTCTTTTGCACATTCTGAGCTCAattcatttaatgaaaatgagaaaattaaGTGCCAGATTGAAAATAAAGGGTACAAGTCTAAAAAAACAATTCATGCAGATAAGAGTCAGATTATTGATGTAAGAAATGACATAAGTATCAGAGCCATTTTTGAGGGTtacagaaagagagagaaaagcaAACAGAAGGTAGACTGTACattaacagataaaacaaaagataaatacgTGTGTTTATCTCCTAATACCCAAGCATTTTTTgaagaaagttttaataattctCCGACATTAAGGAAGATTTTGCCAGAACTAAAAAGTACGTTTCCTTCTGATGCTAATATCATTTACAATCATTCTACTGCTGAAAATAGTGTTACTAAAAATTCATTTGTATATAATTGTAGtcaaataaaccaaaatatacCTGTGAAGAAAAAAGATAATTCAAATAGAAGTGTTGAAATGAAAGAATTTTCACAAACTATTAAAAGCACATTGGATAAGGAACCCAAGGACGTTGAGAAATATTCTAGGAATGCTTGTATTAAAAGCAAATGTGTTTCATCTGAGAATTGtgaagaaacaaataactgtaaTTTTGTTCATGCAGAAAATAGCAAAAGTGAATACTTTATTGAaacaacacacttggccataaaCAGATTGGTGTTGCAGCGTACAGATACAGAAGAACTTGTTCATAATTCAGATTCTTTGAGTAATGCTGATGTCAATCAGGAGCCAG AAATCTCATGCTTTGCAGCAGAGAAAAAGGAAGTACAAGTTTATCCTGATACATTTGAATTGGATTCCAGGAGTGTTGACCAGAGGGTTTTCTTGGCAAGCAATAATAGAAGTAATGTAGACAAGACTTCAAGTAGTGGTGATTTGGCAACCTCAAATGATACTAATTTCCAAGATGTTTTGGATGATTCTCCTACAACATGTAAAGTTTTGGGTGACTTTGATTCTTTTACAGAAT GTTGGTCTGGTGAACTAATTCCTGAACTGACAGCAGCTGAAGAAATTGCAAGTGAGAGGAGTTGGAGGAGTTTTAAGTTTGATGGATTAGAAAGGAAAATTGATGTCAGAGTTATTGAGCCATATAGAAAAGTCTTTTCTCATGGAG gCTATTTTGGCCCTAACAGAAATGCCGTTGTAATATTTAGTGCTTGTTACCTTCCAGACCGAAATCAATGTAATTATGACTATATAatggataatttattttt atatgtttttaaaacagtagaagagctagttactgataactatGTCTTGGTATATCTTCATGGTGCCTCCAAGCAAAGTAATTTGCTGAATTTTAAGTGGCTTAAGCAGTGCTACCAAGCAATGGACAGAAG gCTGAGGAAGAATTTAAAGGGGCTCTATATTGTTCACCCAACATTCTGGATCAGAACAATTTTACTTATGACAAGGCCTCTCATCAG taccAAATTTATGCAGAAATTGCATTTTGTGAACAGTTTGCAGGAGctgtttgatataatttttatagatGACATGTTCATTCCTGGTGAAGTTAAACA aCAGGAGTTTGAAAACATgattcaagaaaagaaaaaactgaagaaaaagagtGGGATGTGGTGTAAACTATTTtgttaa